GGACGCCGTTCAGGTTGAAGTGCGGATCGCAGAGCGCGCGCATCGCGGCGCGCACGACGGGGGCGTACCCGGCCAGACAGCCCGCCATCACCATGTTGATGGCCAGCACCTCGCGGGTGAGGTTTCCCCACCGGGGGGGGACGCGGCACTCGATGAGATCGGGCGCACCGCCCAGGGCGGCCACCATCGCCGCGATCTTCTCCGGGGTGGGCGGCACGACCGGCAGGCCGTCCGAGTAGCCCTTTTCGTAGTAGAGCTCGATCAGGTCCGCATCCGCGGGGGTGGTTTCGCTTGTCGGGGCGGTCATACCGTCAATCTCCCGATGGGGCCTGCAGTCTCATGCCCGGCCATCGCTGAAGGAGTATTTTCTGGCATCATACAGGAGCTTTCCGCCGGCGGGGAGAGGGAGCAGGGATGTTTGGTATACTTCCCTAAATAACGCAGATTCCGGCAAAGGAGGAAATATGGTCACCCTGACGGCGCGGCCCGGCAACGTGGAAATCGATCTGGCCCGTACGGCCCTCATCGTGGTGGACATGCAGAACGCATACGTTTCGAAAGGGGGGATGCTCGATCTCGCCGGGATGGATGTTTCGGGCGCACAGCCCGTGATCGAGGCCCACCGGCGCATCCTCCCCGGCGTCCGGGCGGCGGGGGTGAAGGTGATCTACCTCCAGTTCGGCTACAAGGCGGACCTCTCCGATGCGGGCGGGCCAAAGTCGCCGAACTACAATCGCCACATGGCCCTGCGGATGCTCCGCG
Above is a genomic segment from bacterium containing:
- a CDS encoding cysteine hydrolase: MVTLTARPGNVEIDLARTALIVVDMQNAYVSKGGMLDLAGMDVSGAQPVIEAHRRILPGVRAAGVKVIYLQFGYKADLSDAGGPKSPNYNRHMALRMLRENPDYGDQLIIENTWGWEIVDELKPERGDIVVPKPRFSGFTSTPLESILRSADIQYLIFTGVATNICVESTARDAY